The following DNA comes from Streptomyces sp. Ag109_O5-10.
CGGAGACCGGGCTGGCGGTCGCCGAGGGGGAGCCCTTCTTCCCGGTGGACGCGGTGAGCGACTGGTCGTTCGCGATGGTCTTGAACATCTCCTTGGCGCCCGGGCCGATCAGCGTCTCGGACCCGCCGCCCGGCAGGTCGACGTCCTGGGTCTGCATGGTGGCCCAGGTGATCCGGCTGGCGGGCACCTTATTGAGGTCGAGGGCCAGGTCGATGAGCTTGCCGGCGGAGTCCAGGCTGTTGTCGACGGTCAGCGCCCTGGTCGCGGCGTTGGCGATGCCCCACATCTTCGACGGGCTGCTCAGCGTGCCCTTGCTCTTCATCTGGTTGAGGAGGGCGTTGAGGAAGATGTGCTGGGCGTCGGTCCGGCCGCGGCTGTCGCTGGAGTCACCGAAGCCGTGCCGGGTCCGCACAAACTCCAGCGCGGCATCACCCTTCAGCGTGTGCGACCCCTCCTTCAGCTTCAGGTGGCTGTAGGGGTCGTAGACGTTCTTGCTGACACAGACGCGCGTCCCGCCGACCGCGTTGGACATCGCCACCACGCCAGCGAAGTCGATCATCATGAAGTGGTCAATGGGTATCCCGGTGAGCTGGTGCACCGCGACGACGCTGCAGCCGGGGCCGCCGTTCAGCGCCGAGTTGATCTGCGTGCGGGTCTGCGCCGGCACGCTCGGGTGGCCCGGGTCGTGGCAGCCGCTCCAGTCGGTCCGCAGGTCGCGGGGGATGCTCATCACCGTGGCGTTGGACCGGTCGGCGGATATGTGGACGATCATCTCCACGTCGGCTCGGGCGCCGCCGGCCGTTCCGCAAGCGCCCCCGAGTTTGCAGTCCGCCGCGCTGTTACGGGCGTCGGATCCGATGACCAGGATGTTGATCGGGCTGCGTCCGAACGCGTCGACCTTCTCGTGCCCGGCGCCGTCCTTGCCGTTGGCGGACAGATCGTCGGACTTGATGTTGCTGTTCAGCTTCCAGTACGCGTACGCGGCAGTGCCGGCGCCGAGCACCAGCACGAACCCGAGCAACAGCCCGACGGTTTTGAGTGTGCGCCTTCTGTCAGGTTTCTTGCCGGCTCTGCGCATGGCAGCCCTGCCACCGCCGGCCGACTCCGCCGGATCCGCCTTCTCGGCCCTGATCCGACCGGTGGCATGCCTCCGCGATCTGAGGGGCTGCGTCATGAGAACTTCCTCGTACCTTCAGGGGCGACGGCTGATGGAGCCATCTGTAAGTGGGACTCGTGGACGGCGAGTTGGGTTGGGTGCGGCTCGTTTCGGGGGTCGCGTGACCAGGGAGCCGTGCTGGCTCCGCGCCGCCCGCACGTTGTCGTTCCGCGTCTGCAGGCAGATCAGCACTGCCGGCGCAGCGCGGGCGCGGCCAGACAGTCGCCGAATGCGGAGGTGATCTGCCCGCCGCGCCTGCGTTGCGGGCGTTACTGCCACTGCGAGCTGGTTGCGATGGCTCGCAGTTGGGCCAGTGTCAGGATCGGCGTGGAAGGGGTCGAGGGGGAGTTCTGGCTCGGCGCCTGCCACTGCATGAGGGTGACGTAGAGCCCGTCAGGATGCAGGACGTTCA
Coding sequences within:
- a CDS encoding LCP family protein, with the translated sequence MLGFVLVLGAGTAAYAYWKLNSNIKSDDLSANGKDGAGHEKVDAFGRSPINILVIGSDARNSAADCKLGGACGTAGGARADVEMIVHISADRSNATVMSIPRDLRTDWSGCHDPGHPSVPAQTRTQINSALNGGPGCSVVAVHQLTGIPIDHFMMIDFAGVVAMSNAVGGTRVCVSKNVYDPYSHLKLKEGSHTLKGDAALEFVRTRHGFGDSSDSRGRTDAQHIFLNALLNQMKSKGTLSSPSKMWGIANAATRALTVDNSLDSAGKLIDLALDLNKVPASRITWATMQTQDVDLPGGGSETLIGPGAKEMFKTIANDQSLTASTGKKGSPSATASPVSAASVTVHVENGTGVYHRGALIAQALIAQGFSKETDSGNGTPSTATSLTYPAGQKAQAQAVAKALGLPSKAVEQGTGSQIVLLIGTDWTTGDTFPGGKPTPTHVDTQVALNGSHQQTGDTEKCATVSPYNDVIGLDANGMPTSEDHPPSSTSPTEAYALAKNVKDSAP